Proteins from a single region of Sphingopyxis sp. BSN-002:
- a CDS encoding fatty acid--CoA ligase has protein sequence MKVAAFERVADVARRNGQERPDKILFHFEGRATSYADFDANSSRAANGLIALGLKPDDRVAYLGKNSDLYFELVMAVAKAGGVMTPVNWRLAVPEIAWIIDNCAARILCVGPEFVDLVAANRAAFPGVEHVIASEGDYSAWRDSFPATDPNIARGETDAVIQMYTSGTTGKPKGAVLTNGSVLRSKLDRDPALQADWERWEEGDVGLVAMPCFHIGGTGYGITVMTNGATGVITREFDPGGVLDLIEAYGISKIFMVPAAMQIIVNQPRAREVDFSRLRHIAYGASPIPLDLLRQCIDVFQCGFVQMYGMTETSGTIAALPPEDHDPAGNERMRSVGKPLRGVEMQVVDEGGNPLPPREIGEIAIRTQANMREYWARPEATAETIDGDGWLRTGDAGYTDEGGYFYLHDRVKDMIISGGENVYPAEVENAIYGHPAIADVAVVGVPDDKWGEAVKACVVLREGQSADASEIIGWARTRIAGYKCPKSVDFIPALPRNPSGKILRRELRAPYWEGRERQIS, from the coding sequence GTGAAGGTCGCAGCATTTGAACGCGTCGCCGATGTTGCGCGCCGGAACGGTCAGGAAAGACCTGACAAGATTCTCTTCCACTTCGAAGGGCGGGCGACGAGCTACGCCGACTTCGACGCGAACAGCAGCCGCGCCGCGAACGGGCTGATCGCGCTCGGCCTGAAGCCCGACGACCGCGTCGCCTATCTCGGCAAGAACAGCGATCTCTATTTCGAGCTGGTGATGGCGGTCGCCAAGGCCGGGGGCGTGATGACGCCGGTCAACTGGCGGCTCGCGGTGCCCGAGATCGCATGGATCATCGACAATTGCGCCGCGCGCATTTTGTGCGTCGGTCCAGAATTCGTCGATCTCGTCGCAGCGAACCGCGCCGCCTTCCCAGGCGTCGAGCATGTGATCGCGAGCGAAGGCGATTATAGCGCCTGGCGCGACAGCTTCCCCGCCACCGACCCCAACATCGCGCGCGGCGAAACCGATGCGGTGATCCAGATGTACACCTCGGGCACCACCGGCAAACCCAAGGGCGCGGTGCTCACCAACGGATCGGTGCTGCGCTCGAAGCTCGACCGCGATCCCGCGCTGCAGGCCGACTGGGAGCGGTGGGAGGAAGGCGATGTCGGGCTGGTCGCCATGCCCTGCTTCCATATCGGCGGCACCGGATACGGCATCACCGTGATGACCAACGGCGCGACCGGCGTGATCACCCGCGAGTTCGACCCCGGCGGGGTGCTCGACCTGATCGAGGCCTATGGCATCTCGAAAATCTTCATGGTGCCCGCCGCGATGCAGATCATCGTCAACCAGCCGCGGGCGCGCGAGGTCGATTTCTCGCGGCTCCGCCACATCGCCTATGGCGCCTCGCCGATCCCGCTCGACCTGCTGCGCCAGTGCATCGACGTCTTCCAGTGCGGTTTCGTCCAGATGTACGGGATGACCGAGACCTCGGGCACGATCGCCGCGCTGCCGCCCGAGGATCACGACCCCGCGGGCAACGAACGGATGCGCTCGGTCGGCAAGCCCTTGCGCGGAGTCGAGATGCAGGTGGTCGATGAGGGCGGCAATCCCCTGCCCCCGCGCGAAATCGGCGAGATCGCGATCCGTACGCAGGCGAATATGCGCGAATATTGGGCACGGCCCGAAGCGACCGCGGAAACGATCGACGGCGACGGCTGGCTGCGCACCGGGGATGCCGGCTACACCGACGAAGGGGGCTATTTCTACCTCCACGACCGGGTGAAGGACATGATCATTTCGGGCGGCGAGAATGTCTATCCGGCCGAGGTCGAGAATGCGATCTACGGCCACCCTGCCATCGCCGACGTCGCGGTGGTCGGCGTGCCCGACGACAAATGGGGCGAAGCGGTGAAGGCCTGCGTCGTCCTCCGCGAAGGCCAGAGCGCCGACGCGAGCGAGATCATCGGCTGGGCGCGGACACGGATCGCGGGCTATAAATGCCCGAAGTCGGTCGACTTCATCCCCGCACTGCCGCGTAACCCGTCGGGCAAGATCCTTCGCCGCGAACTACGCGCGCCCTATTGGGAAGGGCGCGAGCGGCAGATCAGCTAG
- a CDS encoding molybdopterin-dependent oxidoreductase has translation MMPEVRRSFCRFCHANCAMLVTVDEGRVTKVQGDASDPVFGGYTCIKGRQLAEAHNGPQRLTVSQKRVDGTFTDIAMDTALDEIGAKLAAIIAEHGPHAVAIYGGTYAFQNSAGVGSAMAFAQGLGTRNIYTSVTLDQPAKVYTTMRYGSWMGGMHTFAEADVAFFIGNNPIVSHYGPPGGLPPFSPSRRLRDALEGGLKLIVADPRQSDVAALAHIHLPVRPGEDPALLAGIINVILSGGLYDKAFVQRYVDGLDELQRAVAGFTPDVAAARAGVEESQLVAAARMFANGTKGVVSTGTGPEMAGNGTLTQYLVSSLNIICGRFCREGEKSSIPRVFTPVTPRRAQVAPPMALYGEGFPASRIRGLTHLGMEMPCNVLADEMLTPGEGQVRALIVIGGNPVVAFPDQDKMTRAIDGLELLVSIDVNAESATAKRADYILAPKMCLEREDISNLSEWWYEIPYARYTEAMIEAPEGLLEEWEMLWELAHRIGTGMPLAGGACPMDERPTKEAFLDLMVAGCTVAPSKVRSDTVDGKAVIYADLHPVVEPGDPDAPGRFDISVGGMPDQLIAYGSADQPTPEFPWRMVSRRSRHRFNSTGQNLPALRAKRTTNPAFLHPDDLALIPCADGDTVRIRSAAGEIVAVARAAENMRPGVVSMAHAFGGPDIGADGVHEHGASTNRLVSESVSYDPITGQSLQSAIPVSIVPA, from the coding sequence ATGATGCCCGAGGTCCGCCGCAGTTTTTGCCGCTTCTGTCACGCCAATTGCGCGATGCTCGTCACCGTCGACGAGGGCCGCGTCACCAAGGTCCAGGGCGACGCCAGCGACCCGGTGTTCGGCGGCTACACCTGTATCAAGGGTCGCCAGCTTGCCGAGGCGCACAACGGCCCGCAGCGGCTGACGGTGTCGCAGAAGCGCGTCGATGGTACGTTCACCGACATCGCGATGGACACCGCGCTCGATGAGATCGGCGCGAAGCTCGCCGCGATCATCGCCGAGCACGGCCCGCATGCGGTCGCCATCTACGGCGGCACCTACGCGTTTCAGAACAGCGCCGGGGTCGGCAGCGCGATGGCGTTCGCGCAGGGGCTCGGCACGCGCAACATCTATACCTCGGTGACGCTCGACCAGCCCGCGAAAGTCTATACGACGATGCGCTACGGCAGCTGGATGGGCGGGATGCACACCTTTGCCGAGGCCGACGTCGCCTTCTTCATCGGCAACAACCCGATCGTCTCGCATTACGGCCCGCCGGGCGGCCTGCCGCCCTTCTCGCCCTCGCGGCGCCTGCGCGACGCCCTCGAAGGCGGGCTCAAACTGATCGTCGCCGACCCGCGTCAGAGCGACGTCGCGGCGCTCGCGCATATCCACCTGCCCGTCCGCCCGGGCGAAGACCCCGCGCTGCTTGCGGGGATCATCAACGTGATCTTGTCCGGGGGCCTCTACGACAAGGCGTTCGTCCAGCGCTATGTCGACGGCCTCGACGAGTTGCAGCGCGCGGTCGCGGGCTTCACCCCCGACGTCGCGGCGGCGCGCGCGGGGGTCGAGGAAAGCCAGCTCGTCGCCGCCGCGCGGATGTTCGCGAATGGCACCAAGGGTGTCGTCTCGACCGGCACCGGCCCCGAGATGGCGGGCAACGGCACGCTCACGCAGTATCTGGTCTCGTCGCTCAACATCATCTGCGGGCGCTTCTGCCGCGAGGGCGAGAAGAGCTCGATCCCGCGCGTCTTCACCCCTGTCACGCCGCGCCGCGCGCAGGTCGCGCCGCCGATGGCGCTCTATGGCGAGGGCTTCCCCGCTTCGCGCATCCGCGGCCTCACCCACCTCGGCATGGAGATGCCGTGCAACGTCCTCGCCGACGAGATGCTGACGCCGGGCGAAGGCCAGGTGCGTGCGCTGATCGTGATCGGCGGTAACCCCGTGGTCGCCTTCCCCGATCAGGACAAGATGACGCGCGCGATCGACGGGCTGGAGCTGCTCGTCTCGATCGACGTCAACGCCGAGTCCGCAACCGCGAAACGCGCCGACTATATCCTCGCGCCCAAGATGTGCCTCGAGCGCGAGGACATCAGCAACCTTTCCGAATGGTGGTACGAAATCCCCTACGCCCGCTATACCGAGGCGATGATCGAAGCGCCCGAGGGGCTGCTCGAGGAGTGGGAGATGCTCTGGGAACTCGCGCACCGGATCGGCACCGGCATGCCGCTTGCGGGCGGCGCCTGCCCGATGGACGAACGGCCCACGAAAGAGGCCTTCCTCGACCTGATGGTCGCAGGCTGCACGGTGGCGCCGAGCAAGGTACGCAGCGACACCGTCGACGGAAAGGCGGTGATCTATGCCGACCTCCACCCGGTCGTGGAGCCGGGCGATCCCGACGCGCCCGGCCGTTTCGACATCTCGGTCGGCGGTATGCCCGACCAGCTCATTGCCTATGGCAGCGCCGACCAGCCGACCCCCGAATTTCCCTGGCGCATGGTCTCACGGCGCAGCCGCCACCGCTTCAACTCGACCGGGCAGAACCTGCCAGCGCTCCGTGCAAAGCGGACGACAAATCCCGCCTTTCTCCATCCCGACGATCTGGCGCTGATCCCCTGCGCCGACGGCGACACCGTCCGCATCCGCTCGGCGGCAGGCGAAATCGTCGCGGTCGCGCGCGCGGCGGAGAATATGCGCCCCGGCGTCGTGTCGATGGCGCATGCCTTCGGCGGCCCCGACATCGGCGCCGACGGCGTGCATGAGCATGGCGCCTCGACCAACCGCCTCGTCAGCGAGAGCGTGTCCTACGACCCCATCACCGGCCAGTCGCTGCAAAGCGCGATCCCGGTGTCCATCGTCCCCGCCTGA
- a CDS encoding TonB-dependent receptor, whose product MTTHARMLPAIYATVSLAALAIATPAFAQEAPAEDNSGGALREIVVTAQKRSESVQSIPIAVTALDEKALESATIDDIRDIAGRVPSLVVDSVGAGPSAAAISIRGISFEDIEKSFDPAVGVVVDGVFIGTNTGQLLDSFDLERLEVLRGPQGTLFGRNTIGGVINVTRTKPTEDFGVRGQFAYSNFDTKRGRLVVNTGSLGGIIALKAFGYYDKTDGYYFNVTKNEREGRYETLTGGVTALITPSDAITAQVTYQHSRERGETIVAPLSETGRDVICAAPGAPGFSPAAQCNRSTQPHRGLYTTYSSIETPVRNDADSLTGNIDIELGDNLTLSSVTGYIKNKESVTQDFDASSVNFFETKRDQHYKQFSQELRLLADFDMVNLLVGGYYFNSSYTLDQSTNFGVVLGQGSTAVLRQYVDHHAKSYAGFADAQISLSDQFKVSLGARYTNDKKSIFNNYGRIGALVRLTLPTFDGTSCVAVTGTTSPAPGVVIPVYSAASNCSGSDSFGKFTWRANAEYTIEPGKLIYGSFSRGFRSGGFNGRAASPTSLGPYQPETVDAYEVGLKADWLDRTLRTNLAFYYTKYNNKQEEVVQPSPPGSSSPQETVVKNASSADIKGFEAEIIAQMSEEFSFNASFSYTDAKYKNFLNDIVGLTTGSAADGIPDDVSTLTLRRAPKYQWSAGLNYSKETGSGRIDASTLLRYQSKYVTCIAPNRPVVPGAVVNDNRCFTEDRENLSAQIGYTHFLGEGREVSLSLFGRNLTNHKGLSSTLPVAGLFTFGAAIQPRTYGVELGFRF is encoded by the coding sequence ATGACCACGCATGCCCGAATGCTGCCTGCCATCTATGCCACTGTGTCGCTCGCTGCACTTGCCATCGCCACCCCGGCCTTCGCGCAAGAGGCGCCCGCCGAGGACAACAGCGGGGGTGCGCTCCGCGAAATCGTCGTCACCGCGCAGAAGCGCTCCGAAAGCGTCCAGTCGATCCCGATCGCCGTGACCGCGCTCGACGAGAAGGCTCTGGAGTCGGCCACGATCGACGATATTCGCGACATCGCCGGCCGCGTTCCCAGCCTCGTCGTCGACTCCGTCGGCGCCGGCCCGAGCGCCGCCGCCATCTCGATCCGCGGCATCAGCTTCGAGGACATCGAAAAGAGCTTCGACCCCGCGGTCGGCGTCGTCGTCGATGGCGTGTTCATCGGCACCAATACCGGCCAGCTCCTCGACAGCTTCGACCTCGAACGCCTCGAGGTTCTGCGCGGCCCGCAAGGCACGTTGTTCGGCCGCAACACGATCGGCGGCGTGATCAACGTGACGCGCACCAAACCGACCGAGGACTTCGGCGTTCGCGGTCAGTTCGCCTATAGCAATTTCGATACCAAGCGTGGGCGCCTGGTAGTCAACACCGGGTCGCTCGGCGGCATCATCGCGCTCAAGGCCTTCGGCTATTACGACAAGACCGACGGCTATTATTTCAACGTCACCAAGAACGAGCGCGAAGGCCGCTACGAGACGCTGACCGGCGGCGTCACCGCGCTGATCACACCCAGCGACGCGATCACCGCGCAGGTCACCTATCAGCACAGCCGCGAACGCGGCGAGACGATCGTTGCGCCGTTGTCCGAGACCGGCCGCGACGTGATCTGCGCCGCACCCGGCGCCCCCGGCTTCTCGCCCGCCGCCCAGTGCAACCGTTCGACGCAGCCGCATCGCGGACTCTACACGACCTACAGCAGCATCGAGACCCCGGTGCGCAACGATGCGGACAGCCTGACCGGCAACATCGACATCGAACTCGGCGACAATCTGACGCTCTCGTCGGTCACCGGCTATATCAAGAACAAGGAATCGGTGACGCAGGACTTCGACGCGAGCTCGGTCAATTTCTTCGAGACGAAGCGCGACCAGCACTACAAGCAGTTCAGCCAGGAGCTGCGTCTGCTCGCCGACTTCGACATGGTGAACCTGCTCGTCGGCGGCTATTATTTCAACAGCAGCTACACGCTCGATCAGTCGACCAATTTCGGCGTCGTGCTGGGTCAGGGATCGACCGCAGTCCTGCGCCAGTATGTCGATCACCATGCCAAGTCCTACGCCGGCTTCGCCGACGCGCAAATCAGCCTGTCGGACCAGTTCAAGGTCTCGCTCGGCGCGCGCTACACCAACGACAAGAAGTCGATCTTCAACAATTACGGCCGTATCGGCGCGCTCGTCCGGCTGACGCTCCCGACCTTCGACGGCACGTCGTGCGTCGCGGTGACCGGCACGACCAGCCCGGCGCCCGGCGTCGTCATCCCGGTCTACAGCGCGGCAAGCAATTGCTCGGGCAGCGACAGTTTCGGAAAGTTCACCTGGCGCGCCAACGCCGAATATACGATCGAACCCGGCAAGCTGATCTATGGCTCTTTCTCGCGCGGTTTCCGTTCGGGCGGCTTCAACGGCCGCGCGGCGTCGCCGACCTCGCTCGGTCCGTACCAGCCCGAGACGGTCGATGCCTATGAAGTGGGCCTGAAGGCCGACTGGCTCGACCGCACGCTGCGCACCAACCTCGCCTTCTATTACACCAAATATAACAACAAGCAGGAAGAGGTCGTGCAGCCGTCGCCTCCGGGATCTTCGAGCCCGCAGGAAACGGTCGTGAAGAACGCATCGTCGGCCGATATCAAGGGCTTCGAGGCCGAAATCATCGCGCAAATGTCCGAAGAATTCAGCTTCAACGCCTCGTTCAGCTACACCGACGCCAAGTACAAGAATTTCCTCAACGACATCGTCGGCCTGACCACCGGCAGTGCGGCCGACGGCATCCCCGACGATGTATCGACACTGACGCTCCGCCGCGCACCCAAATATCAATGGTCGGCGGGCCTCAACTACAGCAAGGAAACGGGCTCGGGCCGGATCGATGCCTCGACGCTGCTCCGCTATCAGAGCAAATATGTGACCTGCATCGCGCCGAACCGTCCGGTCGTTCCCGGCGCCGTCGTCAACGACAACCGCTGCTTCACCGAGGATCGCGAAAATCTGTCGGCGCAGATCGGCTACACGCATTTCCTCGGCGAAGGGCGCGAGGTCAGCCTGTCGCTGTTCGGACGCAACCTTACCAACCACAAGGGTCTGTCCTCGACCCTGCCGGTCGCGGGGCTCTTCACCTTCGGCGCGGCGATCCAGCCGCGCACCTATGGTGTCGAACTCGGCTTCCGCTTCTAG
- a CDS encoding carotenoid oxygenase family protein produces MTQAFFDHPFLSGHHQPVRFEATAPDLIVDGEIPADLVGVFYRNGPEPLYPTREGEYHWFDGDGMVYAFHIADGRASMLNRWVKTEKFELERAAGKRLFGLFGNPMTADPSVAGKRYNTGNTNIIVHGGKLLALMEGAPAVELDPRTLDTLGEEHYGGTITSTFSAHPKIDHYTGELVNIGAMINGPMGAAQIRYDVIAADGSVRKAEVIDMPHNALMHTFFLTENWVVFPVIPIDVDLGRAMKGGPMTAWVNDRPTKFALMPREGSASDIRWFDYEPRHMFHELNVWEQDGKIIADVAAANGTALFPDETGVKKTHGDTQQSLRRWTIDPGTNGNGTWIKEETLNDRDIQFPRPDDRFMTRASRHSFANINLNSRDGRAEGMDAVLRFDTVSGKEDYYHFGNGASCGELIFAPKMGAAGEGDGYAMTLVHRAGAATSELAIFDALDIAAGPVATVHVPFRVPSGFHCNFYAADSSLYRQAFSAA; encoded by the coding sequence ATGACGCAGGCCTTTTTCGACCATCCCTTTCTGTCGGGACATCACCAGCCGGTGCGGTTCGAGGCGACCGCGCCCGACCTGATCGTTGACGGTGAAATCCCCGCCGACCTCGTCGGCGTATTCTATCGCAACGGCCCCGAGCCGCTCTATCCGACGCGCGAGGGCGAGTATCACTGGTTCGACGGCGACGGCATGGTCTATGCCTTCCACATCGCCGATGGCCGCGCCTCGATGCTCAACCGCTGGGTGAAGACCGAGAAGTTCGAGCTGGAACGGGCGGCGGGCAAGCGCCTGTTCGGCCTCTTCGGCAACCCGATGACCGCCGATCCGTCGGTCGCGGGCAAACGCTATAACACCGGCAACACCAACATCATCGTCCATGGCGGCAAGCTGCTCGCGCTGATGGAGGGGGCGCCCGCGGTCGAACTCGACCCGCGCACGCTCGATACGCTGGGCGAGGAACATTATGGCGGGACGATCACCTCGACCTTCTCCGCTCATCCCAAGATCGACCATTATACCGGCGAGCTCGTCAACATCGGAGCGATGATCAACGGTCCGATGGGCGCGGCGCAGATCCGCTACGACGTGATCGCCGCCGACGGCAGTGTGCGCAAGGCCGAGGTCATCGACATGCCGCACAACGCGCTGATGCACACCTTTTTCCTGACCGAGAATTGGGTCGTCTTTCCGGTGATCCCGATCGATGTCGATCTGGGCCGCGCGATGAAGGGCGGCCCGATGACCGCGTGGGTCAACGACCGCCCGACGAAATTCGCGCTAATGCCGCGCGAGGGATCGGCGAGCGACATCCGCTGGTTCGACTATGAGCCGCGCCACATGTTCCACGAACTCAACGTCTGGGAACAGGACGGCAAGATCATCGCCGACGTCGCCGCCGCGAACGGAACCGCCCTCTTCCCCGACGAGACGGGAGTGAAGAAAACCCATGGTGACACGCAACAGAGCCTCCGCCGCTGGACGATCGATCCCGGCACCAACGGCAACGGGACGTGGATCAAGGAAGAGACGCTCAACGACCGCGACATCCAGTTCCCGCGCCCCGACGATCGCTTCATGACGCGCGCCTCGCGCCACAGCTTCGCGAACATCAACCTCAACAGCCGCGACGGCCGCGCCGAGGGGATGGACGCCGTGCTGCGCTTCGACACGGTCAGCGGCAAGGAGGACTATTATCATTTCGGCAACGGCGCCTCGTGCGGCGAGCTGATCTTCGCGCCGAAGATGGGCGCCGCGGGCGAAGGCGACGGCTATGCGATGACGCTCGTGCACCGCGCAGGCGCGGCGACGAGCGAGCTGGCGATCTTCGACGCACTCGACATTGCGGCGGGTCCGGTCGCGACGGTGCATGTCCCGTTCCGCGTGCCGTCGGGTTTCCATTGCAATTTCTATGCTGCCGACTCCAGTCTCTACCGACAGGCGTTCAGCGCAGCATAA
- a CDS encoding NADP-dependent oxidoreductase gives MPTSRQWLLNGHPRGRGIEDGDFRLVETDIGAPGAGELLLKTLYLGFDPAQKGWMENIADYVAPMAIGDVMRGSGISEVVESNHPGFAAGDLVMGSTGWTEWHLSNGEGLVKIDTQLPPTAMLSVLGTTGVTAYCGLFKVGRPVAGDTVLVSGAAGATGSVVGQLAKIAGCRAVGIAGGEDKCRWLVEEAGYDAAIDYKADNVRGQIKEHCPGGVNVIFDNVGGKILNDMLGEIATGARVAVCGGISRYEMGTLPAGPQNYFNLIFRRGSMAGFIVLDWASEFPEIRKRLEGFVLDGRLNYREDVQHGFENAPDTLKRLFSGQNRGKQLLKL, from the coding sequence ATGCCGACATCGCGCCAGTGGCTGCTGAACGGACATCCGCGCGGGCGCGGGATCGAGGATGGCGATTTCCGGCTCGTCGAAACCGACATCGGCGCGCCGGGCGCGGGCGAACTGCTGCTGAAGACGCTCTATCTCGGCTTCGATCCGGCGCAGAAGGGCTGGATGGAAAATATCGCCGACTATGTCGCACCGATGGCGATCGGCGACGTGATGCGCGGCAGCGGGATCAGCGAAGTCGTCGAGAGCAACCATCCAGGCTTTGCGGCCGGCGACCTCGTCATGGGATCGACCGGCTGGACCGAATGGCACCTGTCGAACGGCGAGGGGCTGGTGAAGATCGACACGCAATTGCCGCCGACCGCGATGCTGTCGGTGCTCGGGACCACAGGGGTCACCGCCTATTGCGGGCTGTTCAAGGTCGGGCGCCCGGTCGCGGGCGACACGGTGCTGGTGTCGGGTGCGGCGGGGGCGACGGGATCGGTCGTCGGCCAGCTCGCGAAGATCGCGGGGTGCCGCGCGGTCGGCATCGCGGGTGGCGAGGACAAGTGTCGCTGGCTCGTCGAGGAGGCCGGTTACGACGCGGCGATCGATTACAAGGCCGACAATGTCCGCGGCCAGATCAAGGAACATTGCCCCGGCGGCGTGAACGTCATCTTCGACAATGTCGGGGGCAAGATCCTCAACGACATGCTCGGCGAGATCGCGACCGGCGCGCGCGTCGCGGTGTGCGGCGGGATCAGCCGCTACGAGATGGGGACGCTGCCCGCGGGACCGCAGAATTATTTCAACCTGATCTTTCGCCGGGGCTCGATGGCGGGCTTCATCGTGCTCGACTGGGCGAGCGAGTTTCCCGAGATCCGCAAGCGGCTGGAGGGCTTCGTGCTCGATGGCCGGCTGAACTATCGCGAAGATGTGCAGCACGGGTTCGAAAATGCGCCCGATACGCTGAAGCGCCTGTTCAGCGGCCAGAACCGCGGCAAGCAACTTTTGAAGCTTTAA
- a CDS encoding SDR family oxidoreductase codes for MGRLVGKRAVIIGAASTGNMAQVTARLFAREGATVMVAGRKAEPLDVLAAEIGGHAALCDITDKASVFALADAAKAKMGGVDVALNASGWGLLKPLLDVTEEELASIVALQFTGVHHFLQAFVGAMLANDPSGGSIIQISSATTRSPISNHAAYIGTKTGSEALIRCVANDFGAAGIRANIVSPAFTESPMTEGAFATPGLVDAFLPRYPLGRLNTSQDVANACLWLASDEAFVTGENLQPNGGLALRGNPQEHDIAAAVGAAMAKLQAS; via the coding sequence ATGGGCAGGCTGGTCGGCAAGCGCGCCGTCATCATCGGCGCGGCATCGACGGGAAATATGGCGCAGGTGACCGCGCGGCTGTTCGCGCGCGAGGGCGCGACGGTGATGGTCGCGGGGCGCAAGGCCGAACCGCTCGATGTGCTTGCGGCCGAGATCGGCGGCCATGCGGCGCTCTGCGATATCACCGACAAGGCGTCGGTCTTCGCGCTCGCCGATGCGGCGAAGGCGAAGATGGGCGGGGTCGACGTCGCATTGAACGCCAGCGGCTGGGGGCTGCTCAAGCCCTTGCTCGACGTGACCGAGGAGGAACTCGCGAGCATCGTCGCGCTGCAATTCACCGGCGTGCATCATTTCCTGCAGGCGTTCGTCGGCGCGATGCTGGCGAACGATCCGAGCGGCGGGTCGATCATCCAGATCTCGTCGGCGACGACGCGGTCGCCGATCAGCAATCACGCGGCCTATATCGGCACCAAGACCGGGTCGGAGGCGCTGATCCGCTGCGTCGCCAACGACTTCGGTGCGGCGGGCATTCGCGCGAATATCGTTTCGCCGGCCTTTACGGAGTCGCCGATGACCGAAGGCGCGTTCGCGACGCCGGGACTCGTCGATGCCTTCCTGCCGCGCTATCCGCTGGGGCGGCTCAACACGTCGCAGGATGTCGCCAACGCATGCTTGTGGCTGGCGAGCGACGAGGCGTTCGTGACCGGCGAGAATTTGCAGCCCAATGGCGGGCTCGCGTTGCGCGGCAATCCGCAGGAGCACGACATCGCCGCCGCAGTCGGCGCGGCGATGGCGAAGCTGCAAGCTAGCTGA